The DNA sequence TCGCCTTGTACCAGGGTGACCATCTTTTCGACGCCTGCCTTGCGGAAATGCTCCTGCGCGACGGCCGCTCGATGCGTATCGGCTTCAAAGGTAGTGAGGCGGCCCCGGGTGCGATCCAGCGCCATGCAGAACCAAAGGCCGGACAAGCCGGTGGAGGTCCCGATCTCGACGACATGCTTCGCTCCGGTTGACTCGGTCAGAAGGCGCAGCATGCGGCCGTCGGGCTCCGGCACGTTGGCGTAGAGTTCCTGTGCCTGAATGGCTCCGGCGAGTGTCGCGAGGATCCGTTTCTCCATCTCGGAACGGGCCTGAGGCGGTCCAAGTTCATCGTTGGTGGGGTTACGGCGCAAGCGCGGTTGCCCACTACCCATTGCGAACGAGTAGGTGACTAGTAGTCCTGGTAGGATTATACGTTTCATGGATGAAGCCACGGAGTACTGCTGACAATCTACAACGGCCGGGGGCCCGAATGAAGGGCCGGGTCCCGGCGACGGCAGGCAAATAGATTGTGAAACCGCGGGGCGGTCCGTTTCATCTGGACCGCAATTGTATGAAGAGGTCAGCTACAAGGACCGGGCAACGAGGTCCTGCGCCTCGCCCACGATGGTCTGAAGATGTTGCTCACTCACCAGGCTTTCGGCGTAGAGCTTGTAGATGTTCTCGGTGCCGGAGGGCCGGGCGGCGAACCAGCCCTGCTCCGTCACCACCTTGAGCCCGCCGATCGGTGCGCCGTTGCCCGGCGCCGAGGTCAGTTTTGCCGTAATGGGCGCCCCGGCCAGTGTCACGTCCGTGACGGCCGACGGAGACAGCTTGCTGAGCTTGGCTTTTTGCTCCGGTGTGGACGGAGTGTCGATGCGGGTGTAATAGGACGAGCCGAACTCGTTCGTGATGTCCTGGTAGTGCTCGCCGGGATCGCGTCCGGTGCGGGCTGTGATCTCACAGGCCAGCAGGCCCAGGATGAGGCCGTCCTTGTCCGTAGTCCAGACGCGGCCGTCCTGCCGGAGGAAGCTGGCTCCGGCGCTCTCCTCCCCGCCGAAGGCCACGCTGCCGTCGTACAGTCCCGGAGCGAACCACTTGAAGCCCACGGGCACTTCGTAGACTCTTCGCCCCAAGCTGCCCACCACTCGATCAATGAGCGCGCTGGAGACGAGCGTCTTCCCGATGGCGGCATTGGCATTCCAGGCGGCGCGGTGCGTGAGCAGGTAGCGGATGGCCACGCACAGAAAGTGGTTGGGGTTGAGCAGGCCGGAAGAACGGGTGACGATGCCGTGGCGGTCGGCGTCGGGGTCGTTGCCGAAGGCGATGTCGAACTTGTCCTTCAGCTTCACCAGGCTGGCCATGGCGTAGGGGCTGGAGCAGTCCATACGGATCTTGCCATCGTGATCGACGGTCATGAAGCCGAACTGGGGATCCACGTTGGTATTCACCACCGTCAGGTCGAGGCCGAACCGCTCGGCCACTTCGGCCCAATAGTGCACGGACGCACCGCCCAGGGGGTCGACGCCGATCTTCAAACCGGCTTTGGCGATGATGTCCATGTCGAGCACGGACGAGAGTCCGCGCACGAAGCCGGGAATGAAATCGCGCTCGTGAACGCAGTCGGCCCGAATGGCGCGCTCGACCGGGATGTGGCGAACACCGGTATTGTTGCCCCGTAGTAGCTCATTGGCGCGGTTCTGGATCCAGTTGGTGACGTCCGTGTCGGCGGGGCCGCCATCGGGTGGGTTGTACTTGAAGCCGCCATCCGCCGGGGGATTGTGCGATGGGGTGATGATGATGCCATCGCTGAAGCCGGAACTGAGCCCGCGGTTGCGCTCCAAAATGGCATGGCTGACCACCGGCGTCGGCGTGAACCCGTCGTCCATCTGAATCAGCGTGGTCTGCTCGTTGGCTGCCAGGACTTCCAGGGCCGTACGCTGTGCCGCGGCCGATAGGGCATGCGTGTCCTTGCCCATGATCAGCGGGCCGGTGTACCCCTTTGACTGACGATAGTCGCAGATGGCCTGCGTGATGGCCAGGATGTGCGCCTCGGTGAACGTGCCGTTGGTGGAGGTGCCGCGATGGCCGCTGGTGCCGAAGCTGACGAGTTGGTGCGCGTCGGCCAGGTCGGGCCTGTTGGCGTAGTAGGCGCGCTCCAGTTTCGTCGTGTCGATCAGCAGTTCAGCCGGTGCCGGTTTGCCGGCGAGGGGATGCAGGGCCATACGGACATGATAGTCAGCTATGCCTTGTGCGTGTGGCGCAGCCTACATCTGTTCAAAATACCGGCCCGGCGTCTGGCCCAGCTCGCGGCGGAACATGGCGATAAAGGCGCTGGTGCTCTGGTAGCCCAGTTCCTCGGCGATGTTCTGGACACCATGCCCGGCGGCGAGGAGTTTCAGGCTGTGCAGCAGCTTCTGGCGGCGCAGCCACTGCCCCAGACTCATGCCCGTCTCCTCATGAAACAGGCGCTCCATCGTGCGGCGACTGGCCCCGCAGGCGCGCAGGAGTTTGGGCAGTGGTGAGCCTTCCGCGGCGGCTGAGGCGGCCAGGGCCGCGAAGCGCACGGCCCGAGGGTCAGTGGGCGCCGGCAGTTGCAGGGGCATGGTCCGCAGCAGTTTCAGTTCGTCCAGCAGGACCCCGATCAACCGGCGCTGTTCCGGCTTGCGGGTGTCCAGCACGCTCCACTCGATGATGCGCAGGAGGACCTCGCGCAGCAGGCCGGTCACGTTCACTACGCAGCAGTCCTGGGGTAGCGCCCGCCCGGAGGCGCGAAGATCCGCCCGCACATAGAGATTGCGCAGCGCGACGGTGCCGGTGATCTCCAGCCGATGATTCACGCCCTGCGGAATCCAGACGGCCCGGTGTGGCGGCAGGACCCAGGCAGCCTGGTCGGTACGGACGGTGAGCACACCTTGTGAGGCGTAGATCAACTCGTGCCAGCCGGGGGCATGGGGTGGGATGAGCGCCATGTTGGAGAGGGTTACTCCGAAACTACGCACCAGGACTGTGGGATCGAGATACGGTTGGCGGGATTTCGGCATTATCTGGCAATATAGCGTGATCCTGCCGAACGGCGCATCGCGTACGATTGCCATAGTTCACGGATGGAACTGGAGGGACGGGATCATGCCAAACCAAGTAGCGCACTTCGCCATCAATACTTCCGATCTGCCGGCCTCGCGCGCCTTCTATGAGGGCGTCTTCGGCTGGAAGTTCAACGCCTGGGGGCCGCCGGGCTTCTACATGATCGACACCGGAGGGGCCGCCGGGCCGCTCCACGGCTCGCTGCAGCAGCGGCGCGAGATTGTGCCGGGCGTCGCGATGAATGGCTTCGAATGCACGATTTCCGTGGAAGATGTGGCTGCCACGGCCAAGGCCATCGAAGCGCACGGCGGCAAGATCGTGATGCCCATCTGCACGCTGGCTGGTGTAGGCCAGTTGCTGTTCTTCCAGGATCCGGGCGGCACCATCGCTGGGGCGATGCAATTTGAAACTCCGGCGGCGTGAGTTTACCGCGAGGGGTGGCAAGGCGCGCGACAATGGATGCCCATGAGGACTTCCCTGGGTGCGCTACTCCTGTCTTTTGCTGTTTCCCTCCCGGCGGCCGAATTACCCTCGCCGGCTCTACTGGTTCTCAACAAAGCCGATGCGACGCTGGTGGTGATTGATCCATCCACCGGAAAGATCACCGGCAAGACCGCCACGGGCGAGGGGCCGCATGAGATGGTCGTGAACGCCGAAGGATCCGTGGCGTTCGTCTCCAACTACGGCAGCGGCTCCGCGCCGGGGCAATCGATCTCCGTCATCGATCTGGCCGGGCCTACCGAGTTGCGCCGCTTCGATACGGCTCCGCTACAACGGCCGCACGGGCTTGCCATGTCCGAAGGCAAGCTCTGGTTCACGGCGGAGGCCAATAAGATCGTGGGCCGGTACGACCCGCAGGCGCAACGCGTCGACTACCTGCTGGGGACGGGCCAGAACACTACGCACATGCTGCAGTTCAGTGCGGATCAGAACAAGCTGTTCACGGCCAACATCGGCTCCGACAGCATCTCGATCTTCACCCGGCAGCCCGGCACCATGAACTGGAATCAGACGGTGGTTCCCGTGGGCAAGGGGCCGGAAGCCTTCGACATCGCGCCGGATGGCCGCCACCTGTGGGCCGCGCATTCGCGTGATGGCGCCGTCTCCGTGATCGATATCGCCGCCGGGAAGGTGGTGGAGACGCTGCTCGTTGGCACAAAGCGATCGAACCGGTTGAAGTTCACTCCGGACGGCAAGACGGTGTTGATCTCCGACCTCGAAGCCGGTGAGCTGCTGTTTATCGACGTCGCCTCACGCAAGGTCGTAAAGCGGCTCGCATTGGGCCAGGCGCCGGAGGGCATTCTCATCGAGCCCGGCGGCGCCCGCGCCTACGTGGCCGTCGCAGGCGCCGATCATGTCGCCGTCATCGACCTTTCGACGATGGCCAAGACCGGCCAGTTTGAAACGGGTGGAGCACCGGACGGCATGGCCTGGATTGGCGGACCCCGCCGCTAGCAGCCCCATAAAGCCCATCGGGTTACTGGCGAACGAACGGGCAACCCCCGGTTATCGGACGATTCGGGTGCTTCGCCCTTGTCCGCGGTGGTCAAAATTACCAATTGCACCCGCCTAGAGTCCTTTGGTGGGCAGTTGCCGGAATTGTGCAGCCTGGAACAACCGCAACAAAACAATTGGATTAGTTGTGCAGCACTGCGTATGGCCCACTGATTGCCATCTTGAAGCCAGTAGTGGAAATGGAGGTTTCTAGATGAAACAGATTCTGGGTATTACACTTTTGGCTGCCCTTCCGCTGTTGGCAAAACAGCCGCCCGCTGTACAGCGACTGGACGATTCGGCCATCGTGCTTTCCGAGATCATGGGTACGCCCGACAAGGGCATCCCGCAGGACCTCATGGAAAAGGCCCACTGCGTGGTAGTGGTGCCAGGCCTGAAGAAAGGCGCGTTCATCATCGGCGGCAAGTATGGCAAGGGCTTCCTGTCCTGCCGTCAGGCTGATCGCACGGGTTGGTCCGCTCCGGCGGCGATCCGTGTGGAAGGCGGCAGTGTTGGCTTCCAGATCGGCGGATCGGAGACCGACGTGGTGATGCTGGTGATGAATGAGAGCGGCTCGAAGAAACTGCTCAACAGCCAGTTCACGCTGGGTGCGGAAGGCTCAGTGGCGGCTGGCCCGGTGGGCCGTACGGCCACGGCGGACACCGACGCCTACATGCGTGCCGAAGTCCTTTCGTGGTCGCGGGCTCGCGGTGTCTTTGCCGGCATCTCGCTGCAAGGCGCGACGCTGAGGCAGGACATGGAAGAGAACGAAACGCTCTACGGTAAACGGCTGACAACGGAAGAAGTCGTCCATAGGAGCACTCCGCCCGCGGCGGCGTCCCGCCTGATGGGCCTGCTCTCGAAGTTCTCACCCCGCGAAAAGTCCGGCGACTGAATTTCACCATCTTAAGGAGAACGTAACAATGAACAGAGACAACATCTTTTTCGCATTGGCTGGATTGGGCCTGGGCGCCGGGCTGGCACTGCTGTTCGCGCCTGAATCAGGCCAGCATCTGCGGGGCCGCATCGCCTACCGGGCGCGCGGCGAGGCCCGCCGCCTGAAGCACCAGGCCGAGGATCTCCAGGCGACCGCCGTGAACCTGGTGGATCAGGGTAAGGAACAGGCGTTGCGGCAGCGCGACGGCATCGTCAACGCTGTGGAGGCCGGCAAGCGCGCCTATCTGGAAACTGTATAACGCATACCGCCTCGGCTACCGTCCGGCACAAGGAGGTGCTGAATGTTATGGACAATCTTCGTGATCCTATTGGTCTTGTGGCTGCTTGGAATGGTGACGTCGTACACGCTGTATGGCTTCATCCACATCCTGCTGGTCGTGGCGCTGGTCATCCTTCTCCTCCGCGTCATCGAAGGCCGTAGGGTCCTCTAGTTCCGGCCGGTCCGGGCGTCTCACAGCGGTGCGGCGCCCGGACCGGCCCGTGTTCTGTCCGCCCGCCCCGCTTCGAAAACTAGCGAAAAATGGGGATTTTCGCTAGAATAGTATTTCCTTGATTTCCGTCAACAATCTCACCATGCGCTTCGGCGCCAAGATTCTGTTCGAAGACGTCACCACTACGTTTTTGCCCGGGCGGCGCTATGCGATCTCCGGACCGAACGGCGCGGGTAAGTCGACGCTGATGAAGATCTTCACCGGCGAGTTGGATGCCTTCAAGGGCACGGTCACCAAACCGAAGCGTATGGGCGTGTTGCGGCAGGACCAGTTCGCCTTCGACGCCTATCGCGTGCTGGACGTGGTGATCATGGGCAACGCGCCGCTGTGGCAGGCGATGCAGGAGCGCGAGGCGCTCTATGAGAAAGACCCGGCGCTGCTCACCGACGACGACGGCATGCGGCTGGGCGAACTGGAAGGCATTGTCGGCGAGGAAGGCGGCTACAGCGCCGAGAGCGACGCGGCCATCCTGCTATCGGGTTTGGGCGTCGACGACGAACTGCACGAGCGCCGCATGGGCGAGTTGCAGGGCGGCCAGAAGGTCCGCGTACTGCTGGCGCAGGCCCTGTTCGGCAACCCCGAAGTGCTGCTGCTGGACGAGCCGACGAACCACCTCGACCTGGACTCGGTCCACTGGCTGCAGGACTACCTGTGCAAGTACGAGGGACTGCTGATCGTTATCTCTCACGACCGTCACTTCCTCAATAGTGTGTGCACGCACACGGCCGACATCGACTACGAGACGGTCATCACCTACACCGGCGGCTACGACGACATGGTGCTGGCGAAGATGCAGATCCGGTCGCGCATTGAGGCCCAGAACGAGCAGCGCGAGAAGAAGATTGCGCAGTTGAACGAGTTCATCGCGCGCTTCTCAGCCGGCACGCGGTCGAGCCAGGTGACGTCGCGCAAGAAGGAAGTCGAGCGGCTGCAGAACTCCGATCTGGCCCGGTCGAACATTCAACGGCCGTTCATCCGCTTCAATATCGAACGCCCGTCGGGCCGCCATCCCCTGGAGATCCAGGGCCTGTCGAAGGCGTATGACGATCTCAAGGTCGTCACGAAGTTTTCGGCCAAGATCGCGCGCGGCGAGAAGATCGCCCTGATGGGCCGCAACGGTTGCGGCAAGACCACGCTGCTGCGCAGCGTTCTGCGCAACGCGCCCGGCGGTGTCGACGACAAGGACAGGCTATTCCCCATCGACGCGGGCACGGTGACGTGGGGTCATGAAGTTTCGGTCGGTTACTTCGCCCAGGATCACAGCGAGTCGATTCAGCATGGCATGACGGTGATTGAGTGGCTCTATCAGTTCGATCCGCGTGCGTCGCAGGAAGAATTGCGCGGGTTGCTGGGGCAAATGCTGTTCAGCGGCGACGATGCGCTGAAGCCGACACAGGCGCTGTCGGGCGGCGAGGCGGCACGTATCATCTTCTGCCGGCTGATGCTGCAGAAGCCCAACCTGCTGGTGCTGGACGAACCAACGAACCACCTGGACCTGGAGTCGATCAACGCGCTGAACATTGCGCTGCAGAAGTACGACGGCACGGTGCTGCTGGTGACGCACGACCACGACGTGATCGACGAAGTGGCCTCGCGCATCTGGCACTTCGACCACGGCAAAATCGAAGACTTCCCCGGGACGTACGAAGAGTATCAGGCAGCGCAGGGGCAGCAGCAACGGAGGTAAGGGCCGGAACGCGTCCAGCCCCTCCCATGCCAGCTCCGGCCGCTGCCGGTCTCTGCTCTATTGGGGCCTATTGGACCGGCGTCTTTACCGGCTCCGGCATCTGTTCCTTGGTGAAGCGCGGCAGCATCTCATCTCGATTGGCCAGGTGCCACACGGCTCCCGCAATGACGATGGAGGCGTTCATGGCATCCTCCGGCACGATGCGCTCATAGGTGTCGAGGTTGGTGTGCCAGGTGGTGCCGAAGTATTCAATTGGATCCTGACCCAAGCCGATCCCCGCCAGGCCCGCCGCGTTGAAAGACGTGCTGTCCGTGCCTCCGGTGCGGCGGCTCTT is a window from the uncultured Paludibaculum sp. genome containing:
- a CDS encoding class I SAM-dependent methyltransferase, which translates into the protein MKRIILPGLLVTYSFAMGSGQPRLRRNPTNDELGPPQARSEMEKRILATLAGAIQAQELYANVPEPDGRMLRLLTESTGAKHVVEIGTSTGLSGLWFCMALDRTRGRLTTFEADTHRAAVAQEHFRKAGVEKMVTLVQGDAHQNVARLKEPIDIVFLDADKEGYIDYLNKLLPLVRPGGLILAHNVDMVPEYMKTVNARADLETLVYSQGGGLAVTLKKR
- the pgm gene encoding phosphoglucomutase (alpha-D-glucose-1,6-bisphosphate-dependent), whose product is MALHPLAGKPAPAELLIDTTKLERAYYANRPDLADAHQLVSFGTSGHRGTSTNGTFTEAHILAITQAICDYRQSKGYTGPLIMGKDTHALSAAAQRTALEVLAANEQTTLIQMDDGFTPTPVVSHAILERNRGLSSGFSDGIIITPSHNPPADGGFKYNPPDGGPADTDVTNWIQNRANELLRGNNTGVRHIPVERAIRADCVHERDFIPGFVRGLSSVLDMDIIAKAGLKIGVDPLGGASVHYWAEVAERFGLDLTVVNTNVDPQFGFMTVDHDGKIRMDCSSPYAMASLVKLKDKFDIAFGNDPDADRHGIVTRSSGLLNPNHFLCVAIRYLLTHRAAWNANAAIGKTLVSSALIDRVVGSLGRRVYEVPVGFKWFAPGLYDGSVAFGGEESAGASFLRQDGRVWTTDKDGLILGLLACEITARTGRDPGEHYQDITNEFGSSYYTRIDTPSTPEQKAKLSKLSPSAVTDVTLAGAPITAKLTSAPGNGAPIGGLKVVTEQGWFAARPSGTENIYKLYAESLVSEQHLQTIVGEAQDLVARSL
- a CDS encoding helix-turn-helix transcriptional regulator, yielding MPKSRQPYLDPTVLVRSFGVTLSNMALIPPHAPGWHELIYASQGVLTVRTDQAAWVLPPHRAVWIPQGVNHRLEITGTVALRNLYVRADLRASGRALPQDCCVVNVTGLLREVLLRIIEWSVLDTRKPEQRRLIGVLLDELKLLRTMPLQLPAPTDPRAVRFAALAASAAAEGSPLPKLLRACGASRRTMERLFHEETGMSLGQWLRRQKLLHSLKLLAAGHGVQNIAEELGYQSTSAFIAMFRRELGQTPGRYFEQM
- a CDS encoding VOC family protein, producing the protein MPNQVAHFAINTSDLPASRAFYEGVFGWKFNAWGPPGFYMIDTGGAAGPLHGSLQQRREIVPGVAMNGFECTISVEDVAATAKAIEAHGGKIVMPICTLAGVGQLLFFQDPGGTIAGAMQFETPAA
- a CDS encoding YncE family protein codes for the protein MRTSLGALLLSFAVSLPAAELPSPALLVLNKADATLVVIDPSTGKITGKTATGEGPHEMVVNAEGSVAFVSNYGSGSAPGQSISVIDLAGPTELRRFDTAPLQRPHGLAMSEGKLWFTAEANKIVGRYDPQAQRVDYLLGTGQNTTHMLQFSADQNKLFTANIGSDSISIFTRQPGTMNWNQTVVPVGKGPEAFDIAPDGRHLWAAHSRDGAVSVIDIAAGKVVETLLVGTKRSNRLKFTPDGKTVLISDLEAGELLFIDVASRKVVKRLALGQAPEGILIEPGGARAYVAVAGADHVAVIDLSTMAKTGQFETGGAPDGMAWIGGPRR
- a CDS encoding lipid-binding SYLF domain-containing protein, which encodes MKQILGITLLAALPLLAKQPPAVQRLDDSAIVLSEIMGTPDKGIPQDLMEKAHCVVVVPGLKKGAFIIGGKYGKGFLSCRQADRTGWSAPAAIRVEGGSVGFQIGGSETDVVMLVMNESGSKKLLNSQFTLGAEGSVAAGPVGRTATADTDAYMRAEVLSWSRARGVFAGISLQGATLRQDMEENETLYGKRLTTEEVVHRSTPPAAASRLMGLLSKFSPREKSGD
- a CDS encoding YtxH domain-containing protein, with protein sequence MNRDNIFFALAGLGLGAGLALLFAPESGQHLRGRIAYRARGEARRLKHQAEDLQATAVNLVDQGKEQALRQRDGIVNAVEAGKRAYLETV
- a CDS encoding lmo0937 family membrane protein codes for the protein MLWTIFVILLVLWLLGMVTSYTLYGFIHILLVVALVILLLRVIEGRRVL
- a CDS encoding ATP-binding cassette domain-containing protein; protein product: MISVNNLTMRFGAKILFEDVTTTFLPGRRYAISGPNGAGKSTLMKIFTGELDAFKGTVTKPKRMGVLRQDQFAFDAYRVLDVVIMGNAPLWQAMQEREALYEKDPALLTDDDGMRLGELEGIVGEEGGYSAESDAAILLSGLGVDDELHERRMGELQGGQKVRVLLAQALFGNPEVLLLDEPTNHLDLDSVHWLQDYLCKYEGLLIVISHDRHFLNSVCTHTADIDYETVITYTGGYDDMVLAKMQIRSRIEAQNEQREKKIAQLNEFIARFSAGTRSSQVTSRKKEVERLQNSDLARSNIQRPFIRFNIERPSGRHPLEIQGLSKAYDDLKVVTKFSAKIARGEKIALMGRNGCGKTTLLRSVLRNAPGGVDDKDRLFPIDAGTVTWGHEVSVGYFAQDHSESIQHGMTVIEWLYQFDPRASQEELRGLLGQMLFSGDDALKPTQALSGGEAARIIFCRLMLQKPNLLVLDEPTNHLDLESINALNIALQKYDGTVLLVTHDHDVIDEVASRIWHFDHGKIEDFPGTYEEYQAAQGQQQRR